The Indicator indicator isolate 239-I01 chromosome 18, UM_Iind_1.1, whole genome shotgun sequence genome includes a region encoding these proteins:
- the YIPF5 gene encoding protein YIPF5 has translation MSGFESFNTEFFQTSYSIDDQTQSYDYSGRPYNKHYGGYEYAQQSGFVPPEMVPQQQPYTGKIFQPTQSYAPTSAQAFYGTNFEDEPPLLEELGINFDHIWQKTLTVLHPLKVADGSIMNETDLAGPMVFCLAFGATLLLAGKIQFGYVYGISAIGCLGMFCLLNLMSMTGVSFGCVASVLGYCLLPMILLSTFAVVFSLQGVMGIILTAGIIGWCSFSASKIFISTLAMEGQQLLVAYPCALLYGVFALISVF, from the exons ATGTCTGGGTTTGAGAGCTTCAACACAGAGTTCTTCCAGACCAGCTACAGCATCGATGACCAGACCCAGTCTTACGATTACAGCGGAAGGCCCTACAACAA GCACTATGGAGGCTACGAGTATGCACAGCAGAGTGGATTtgtccctccagagatggtgccacagcagcagccttacACCGGGAAGATCTTCCAGCCAACACAGTCCTATGCTCCCACCTCTGCACAGGCTTTCTATGGAACTAACTTTGAGGATGAGCCTCCTCTACTAGAAG AATTGGGGATCAACTTCGACCACATCTGGCAGAAGACACTAACAGTGCTGCACCCATTAAAAGTAGCAGATGGCAGCATCATGAATGAAACGGACTTGGCTGGACCAATGGTTTTCTGCCTGGCTTTTGGAGCCACCTTATTGCTG GCTGGCAAAATCCAGTTTGGTTATGTGTATGGAATAAGTGCAATCGGCTGCTTGGGGATGTTTTGTCTCCTGAACTTAATGAGCATGACAGGAGTCTCCTTTGGCTGTGTGGCCAGTGTCCTGGGTTACTGCCTGCTTCCCATGATCCTGCTCTCCACTTTTGCTGTTGTATTTTCCTTGCA GGGGGTGATGGGGATCATTCTGACAGCTGGAATCATTGGCTGgtgcagcttctctgcttccaaaATCTTTATCTCCACCTTAGCGATGGAAGGACAACAGCTGCTGGTGGCGTACCCCTGCGCTCTCCTCTATGGGGTCTTTGCTCTCATCTCCGTCTTTTGA